From one Pseudomonas fluorescens genomic stretch:
- a CDS encoding fimbrial protein has product MIIPEGVAMFSRQLLFIGVLFFLSIPDSYALKCQKTGSALINDTTTITDTTAIPNSLPAGTILWRQPTQSISVECWVDFQGSPSEKIYFYMNPNRVDLGKDIEIGVTYQGKDYLYSSLTGGKLDIGWTVAGCPTGDTCGWQKESKAMTYSLFFVKKSPAGDNKEGPITSLANYRAFQFDGVGGVRPGESYNVTVNGLNKFRYLPCESSITIQPSVINFGAIRTSGAKVGATIKEVPFTITEQRTCNAAYGLGGYLEPLTATLNAAQDTLIPTDNKSVGISLINEDDQRALFFKKEFVLTPKTTSTTNTHNFLARLKWMTATPTFGEFNAGATLDIFYK; this is encoded by the coding sequence GTGATTATTCCGGAAGGCGTTGCCATGTTTAGCAGACAGTTACTTTTTATTGGCGTTTTGTTTTTTTTGAGCATTCCTGATAGCTATGCGCTGAAATGCCAGAAGACCGGTTCGGCGCTCATCAATGACACGACCACCATTACCGATACCACCGCCATTCCCAACTCGTTGCCTGCCGGCACAATTCTTTGGCGACAACCCACGCAAAGCATCAGCGTCGAGTGTTGGGTGGACTTTCAGGGCAGCCCTAGTGAAAAAATTTACTTTTACATGAACCCGAACAGGGTCGATCTTGGCAAGGACATCGAAATCGGCGTCACTTACCAAGGTAAAGACTATTTGTACTCTTCCCTAACTGGTGGAAAGCTGGACATCGGTTGGACTGTGGCCGGCTGTCCAACAGGTGATACTTGCGGCTGGCAAAAAGAAAGCAAAGCCATGACCTACTCGTTGTTCTTCGTCAAGAAGTCGCCAGCAGGCGATAACAAGGAAGGGCCGATCACTTCACTTGCCAACTACCGGGCGTTCCAGTTTGACGGGGTTGGCGGTGTGCGGCCCGGCGAGAGCTACAACGTCACCGTCAACGGCTTGAACAAATTTCGCTACCTGCCTTGCGAGTCGTCGATCACCATCCAGCCGAGTGTTATCAATTTCGGTGCGATCCGTACCTCAGGCGCCAAGGTCGGCGCAACGATCAAGGAGGTGCCGTTCACCATCACCGAACAGCGCACCTGCAATGCCGCCTACGGCCTGGGCGGTTACCTGGAGCCGTTGACCGCGACGTTGAACGCGGCGCAGGACACCCTCATTCCGACCGACAACAAATCGGTGGGCATCAGCCTGATCAACGAAGACGACCAGCGTGCCTTGTTCTTCAAGAAAGAGTTCGTGCTGACCCCCAAGACCACCTCGACCACCAATACGCATAACTTCCTGGCACGCCTGAAATGGATGACCGCGACGCCGACCTTTGGCGAGTTCAATGCCGGCGCGACCCTGGATATTTTCTACAAGTAA
- a CDS encoding DUF2867 domain-containing protein, with protein sequence MTKLITGCAVPGNARIHLQLAGADFVDAHRAQVANAERTALGHFLQLMSSMPRWIDNLMVLRNRIVQLLGLKDLGRLSRIDLQRDEASYQVNERVGIFTLISNSPDEVLLVDRDKHLDVYISLLRLPLGADNRREIVVSTVVHTHNRLGRLYMLPVAPFHRFIAPIALKRLIRAR encoded by the coding sequence ATGACCAAGCTCATCACAGGCTGTGCGGTACCAGGCAATGCGCGGATCCACCTGCAACTGGCCGGTGCGGATTTCGTTGACGCTCACCGGGCGCAGGTGGCCAACGCCGAGCGTACGGCGCTGGGCCATTTTCTGCAGCTGATGAGCAGCATGCCGCGATGGATCGACAACCTGATGGTGCTGCGCAATCGCATCGTGCAGTTGTTGGGGCTGAAAGACCTGGGGCGTTTGTCGAGAATTGACCTGCAGCGCGACGAGGCGTCTTACCAGGTCAATGAGCGAGTCGGGATTTTCACCCTGATCAGCAATAGCCCGGATGAAGTGCTGCTGGTCGACCGTGACAAGCACCTGGACGTCTACATTTCATTACTGCGCCTACCCCTGGGCGCCGACAACCGCCGCGAGATTGTGGTGTCCACCGTGGTGCACACCCACAATCGCCTCGGCCGGTTGTACATGCTGCCGGTGGCGCCGTTTCACCGGTTTATCGCGCCCATCGCCCTCAAACGCTTGATCCGCGCCAGGTAG
- a CDS encoding DUF3016 domain-containing protein has product MRPALTLATLSLLAFNSLAQPAATSNVEVTFDKPEHFRDASLDSNGYQRGADAYVMKELSAYLVKLGQRYLPPGQSLRIDIRDIDLAGQYEPWRANAYSVRIMRDVTWPSIDLHYVLSQQGQALSQADAHLSDKFYLQRPGRRADTDRLYAEKAMLQEWFRKQFSVQHQTSGF; this is encoded by the coding sequence ATGCGCCCTGCCCTGACCCTGGCCACCTTGAGCCTGCTGGCCTTCAACAGCCTGGCGCAACCTGCGGCCACGTCCAACGTCGAAGTCACCTTCGACAAACCCGAACACTTTCGCGATGCCAGCCTCGACAGCAACGGCTACCAACGCGGCGCCGATGCCTATGTCATGAAGGAGCTGAGCGCCTACCTGGTCAAGCTTGGCCAGCGTTACCTGCCGCCCGGCCAGAGCCTGCGCATCGATATCCGCGACATCGACCTGGCTGGCCAGTACGAGCCGTGGCGCGCCAATGCCTATTCGGTGCGGATCATGCGCGACGTCACCTGGCCCAGTATCGACCTGCACTATGTCCTGTCGCAACAGGGCCAGGCATTGAGCCAGGCCGATGCGCACCTGAGTGACAAGTTCTACCTGCAACGCCCGGGGCGGCGTGCCGACACAGACCGCCTGTATGCCGAAAAGGCCATGCTCCAGGAATGGTTCCGCAAGCAGTTCAGCGTGCAGCATCAGACCTCGGGCTTTTAG
- a CDS encoding metallophosphoesterase yields the protein MRRIERFTANTRGRDIAVGDIHGHFSRLQERLTAIGFDPAVDRLFSVGDLVDRGPECPQALEWLARPWFHAVQGNHEALAVTHVDGGTLDYSQYRAAGGGWFLALDADEQARFAERFRRMPLALEVETADGLIALLHADCPFRHWSQLRELLAGTPPSEVQEVCQWSRKRLYAGDDTPVEGLRALVVGHTPQREVRVLGNIWHIDTGGWASGQFSLLDLASLTVLNASPGE from the coding sequence GTGCGCAGGATCGAGCGATTTACAGCCAACACGCGCGGGCGCGATATTGCCGTGGGCGACATCCACGGGCATTTTTCACGCCTGCAGGAACGGCTGACGGCCATCGGTTTCGATCCCGCGGTGGACCGCCTGTTCAGCGTCGGCGACCTGGTCGACCGCGGTCCGGAGTGCCCGCAGGCCCTGGAATGGCTGGCGCGGCCGTGGTTTCACGCGGTGCAAGGCAATCATGAAGCCCTGGCGGTCACCCACGTTGACGGCGGTACGCTCGACTACAGCCAGTACCGCGCCGCCGGCGGCGGCTGGTTCCTGGCCCTGGACGCCGATGAACAGGCGCGCTTTGCCGAACGCTTTCGGCGCATGCCGCTGGCGCTGGAGGTTGAAACCGCAGACGGGCTGATTGCCCTGCTGCATGCCGATTGCCCGTTCCGCCACTGGTCGCAGTTGCGTGAGTTGCTGGCGGGCACGCCACCGAGCGAGGTCCAGGAGGTCTGCCAATGGTCGCGCAAACGCCTGTATGCCGGCGATGACACACCGGTCGAGGGGCTGCGGGCGTTGGTCGTCGGGCATACCCCGCAGCGCGAGGTACGGGTGCTAGGCAACATCTGGCATATCGACACTGGCGGCTGGGCCAGCGGCCAGTTCAGCCTGCTCGACCTTGCCAGCCTCACGGTACTCAACGCCAGCCCAGGTGAATGA
- a CDS encoding LysE family translocator, which produces MEQFLIIAAAHFLALLSPGPDFFLVARTSMSAGWLKATGACLGIALANGVFIVAAFSGVSALQPDSALFVALQLAGCAYLLYIGVLFIRHAGGSSLTQASAHHAALNSPWFKSLVMGFLSAILNPKNALFYVSLASMVSGSQTSAGWKLLYAGWMFSAVLLWDLLVAAAIGNLRVRRRFARLLPWLERVSGAVLILLALGVIIHLGWR; this is translated from the coding sequence ATGGAACAGTTCCTGATCATCGCCGCAGCGCATTTTCTCGCGTTGCTGTCACCCGGCCCTGATTTTTTCCTGGTCGCACGCACCTCGATGAGCGCCGGCTGGCTCAAAGCGACCGGCGCCTGCCTGGGCATCGCCCTGGCCAACGGCGTGTTCATTGTGGCCGCCTTCAGCGGCGTCTCGGCGCTGCAGCCAGACAGCGCGTTGTTCGTCGCCCTGCAACTGGCCGGCTGCGCCTACCTGTTGTACATCGGCGTGCTGTTCATTCGTCATGCCGGCGGTAGTTCACTGACTCAGGCAAGCGCTCACCACGCTGCGCTAAACAGTCCCTGGTTCAAGAGCCTGGTCATGGGTTTTTTGTCGGCAATCCTCAATCCGAAAAACGCCCTGTTCTATGTCAGCCTGGCAAGCATGGTTAGTGGCAGCCAGACCAGCGCCGGCTGGAAACTGCTGTACGCTGGGTGGATGTTCAGCGCGGTGCTGCTCTGGGATTTGCTGGTAGCCGCGGCCATCGGCAACCTGCGTGTGCGCAGGCGCTTTGCCCGCCTGCTGCCTTGGCTTGAGCGGGTATCGGGGGCGGTGCTGATACTCTTGGCACTCGGGGTGATCATTCACCTGGGCTGGCGTTGA
- a CDS encoding AraC family transcriptional regulator has protein sequence MHRAPAKNHTLFWRDPALPYVESRRACDSRACYKAHSHPTFSIGAVDLGCSVFTGAGKAQTRLFPGTLVFVPAHCVHACNPEPGLSWSYQMLHLDAAWLQALRMESALAPQVQGKPARITRNPSTYERFTRLNELLFSQATPQEKEAALIEFIGDHDEQRTAPLAKTPTYLDCSLEDLLQRLAQEDADSLPLGELASSAGMGRYQLIRAFRAATGLTPHAWQLNLRVNRARQWLRKGQDMADIAYRLGFADQSHFQRVFKAHTGVTPGLYRG, from the coding sequence ATGCACCGGGCACCTGCAAAAAACCATACCCTGTTCTGGCGTGATCCGGCCCTGCCCTATGTCGAAAGCCGACGTGCCTGCGACAGCCGTGCCTGCTACAAGGCGCACAGCCATCCGACGTTCTCGATTGGTGCGGTCGATCTGGGTTGCAGCGTGTTCACCGGCGCAGGCAAAGCGCAAACGCGCCTGTTCCCGGGCACCCTGGTGTTCGTCCCGGCGCACTGCGTGCACGCCTGCAACCCCGAACCCGGGCTGAGCTGGAGTTACCAGATGCTCCACCTGGATGCCGCCTGGTTGCAGGCCTTGCGCATGGAGTCCGCCTTGGCACCGCAGGTCCAGGGAAAACCGGCGCGAATCACCCGCAACCCTTCTACCTATGAGCGCTTCACCCGGCTCAATGAGCTGTTGTTCTCTCAAGCCACCCCTCAGGAGAAAGAGGCCGCGTTGATCGAGTTCATCGGCGATCATGACGAGCAGCGCACAGCCCCCTTGGCAAAAACGCCAACGTACCTCGACTGCAGTCTCGAAGACTTGCTCCAGCGGCTTGCGCAGGAAGACGCCGACAGCCTGCCGCTCGGTGAGCTGGCGAGCAGCGCCGGCATGGGCCGCTACCAGCTGATCCGCGCGTTCCGCGCCGCGACCGGCCTTACCCCCCACGCCTGGCAGTTGAACCTGCGCGTCAACCGCGCGCGCCAGTGGCTGCGCAAGGGCCAGGACATGGCCGATATCGCCTACCGCCTGGGCTTCGCCGACCAGAGCCACTTCCAGCGAGTGTTCAAGGCCCATACCGGGGTGACGCCTGGCTTGTACCGCGGCTGA
- a CDS encoding LysE family translocator: MDLSTLALFIPACFALNMAPGPNNLLSLNNASRYGLRIACVAGIGRLLAFAGMIVLAAMGLAVVLHTSEYLFLAVKVLGAAYLFYIAWQLWRAPVGEAAVVSERSRGALRLARQEFWVAAGNPKAILIFTAFLPQFISVGSPVPVAEQFAWLGGMFLLLEWLAIAIYGWLGAYLQRWFSQPGPRRVFNRVSATLLSCAGVGLLAARRA, from the coding sequence ATGGACTTGTCCACCCTCGCGCTGTTCATCCCGGCCTGCTTTGCCCTGAACATGGCACCCGGCCCGAATAACCTGTTGTCACTGAACAATGCCAGCCGTTACGGCCTGCGTATTGCCTGTGTGGCAGGGATTGGCCGGTTGCTGGCCTTTGCCGGGATGATCGTGCTGGCAGCCATGGGCCTGGCGGTGGTGCTGCACACCAGCGAGTACCTGTTCCTGGCGGTCAAGGTGCTGGGCGCCGCCTACCTGTTCTATATCGCCTGGCAGTTGTGGCGGGCGCCGGTGGGCGAGGCGGCGGTGGTCAGCGAGCGCAGCCGTGGCGCCCTGCGTCTGGCGCGCCAGGAGTTTTGGGTGGCTGCGGGCAACCCCAAGGCGATTCTGATCTTCACCGCCTTCCTGCCGCAATTCATCAGCGTCGGTAGCCCGGTGCCGGTTGCCGAGCAGTTCGCCTGGCTGGGTGGCATGTTCCTGCTGCTGGAGTGGCTGGCGATTGCCATTTATGGCTGGCTGGGCGCCTACCTGCAGCGCTGGTTCAGCCAGCCCGGCCCACGGCGGGTGTTCAACAGGGTCAGTGCCACGCTGCTCAGTTGCGCCGGTGTCGGCTTGCTGGCAGCGCGGCGGGCTTAG
- a CDS encoding autotransporter outer membrane beta-barrel domain-containing protein codes for MRTSLIAVLSALPFTAIAQNLVVGPGDTLGAVVQTPLIDDFLMTGGTLQSLAQGDARDTFNMSAGQIIGAFEDGDVAFFSGGSIGRVDMKLDNNIFSMSGGTIVGNLVTGFGNDQIFLNAGKIGGNISTSGGTDVFVITGGELLGDLRASFGNDSLKWQGGDIRGTVDMGGDDDVAVLKDLGSAVLNITVNGGAGIDRLTFDNSQPVGGERYINWETVSLINASLFKLDNTLTLGDASVVTAPTSLSIDSSSSLVSRSGTISPFTAGQPLTVNNSGLIDLSSGGDAQGRLTINGNYVGNGGTLKLNSVLAGDGAASDRLVVSRGTISGTTNLQISNFGGAGAVTSQNGIQVVEAANGATSSNSAFVQTQTLSAGAFDYRLFKGGVTADSVNSWYLRSTVVAPTPLPQPEPGNPDPGTPVDPGTPVDPGTPVDPGTPVVVVPLPTPAPAPGLPDLPPPTPGVSIPLYRPEVAVYAAAPRAAALLARSALGTFHQRQGDQTLLSESGAVSASWGQAYGNRFHQSWSGTVAPSLDGSLYGFKVGQDLYAWQNDNGYRQHVGLYVGHSRLNGDVKGFALGIEDSAVGDLKLDSDSVGAYWTLIGPQRWYLDAVVQYSDLDGRAKSDRGDKLDLDGNAWTASLEAGYPIALTPEWSLEPQAQIIAQKVSLDSANDQVAHVSYDAQTELTGRLGVRLEGSFKSAGMPLQPYLQANIWHGDGGRDTLTFDDIDQIKTDYRYTSLEVGTGLVAQINQSVSVHFGIDYSTNIDAHQQERVGANLGVRLSY; via the coding sequence ATGCGAACCTCGCTTATCGCGGTACTCAGCGCCCTGCCTTTCACCGCCATTGCCCAGAACCTAGTGGTTGGGCCCGGCGATACCCTCGGTGCCGTCGTCCAGACGCCGTTGATCGATGACTTCCTGATGACCGGCGGGACCCTGCAGTCCCTGGCCCAGGGCGATGCCCGCGATACGTTCAATATGTCGGCGGGGCAGATCATCGGTGCCTTTGAAGACGGTGACGTGGCGTTCTTTTCAGGTGGCAGCATCGGCCGGGTCGACATGAAGCTCGACAACAACATCTTCAGCATGTCCGGTGGCACTATCGTCGGCAACCTGGTCACCGGTTTTGGCAACGACCAGATATTTCTCAATGCCGGTAAAATCGGCGGCAACATCAGCACCAGCGGCGGCACGGATGTGTTCGTGATTACCGGTGGCGAGTTGCTAGGCGACCTGCGCGCCAGCTTCGGCAACGACTCGCTCAAATGGCAGGGCGGGGATATTCGCGGTACCGTCGACATGGGCGGTGACGATGACGTAGCCGTGCTCAAGGACCTTGGCAGCGCGGTACTGAACATCACCGTCAATGGCGGTGCCGGCATCGACCGCCTGACTTTCGATAACAGCCAGCCGGTAGGTGGCGAGCGCTACATCAACTGGGAAACCGTCAGCCTGATCAACGCCAGCCTGTTCAAGCTGGACAACACCCTGACCCTGGGTGATGCCAGCGTCGTTACGGCGCCCACCAGCCTGAGCATCGACAGCAGCAGCTCGCTGGTCTCGCGCTCCGGCACGATCAGCCCGTTCACCGCCGGCCAGCCGCTGACCGTCAACAACAGCGGGCTTATCGACCTGAGCAGCGGTGGCGACGCCCAAGGACGCCTGACCATCAACGGCAACTATGTCGGCAACGGCGGCACCCTCAAGCTCAACAGCGTGTTGGCCGGCGACGGCGCGGCATCCGATCGCCTGGTCGTCAGCCGAGGGACGATTTCTGGCACCACCAACCTGCAGATCAGCAACTTCGGCGGCGCGGGTGCCGTGACCAGCCAGAATGGCATCCAGGTGGTTGAGGCGGCCAACGGAGCCACCAGCAGCAACAGTGCCTTCGTCCAGACCCAGACCCTTTCGGCCGGCGCGTTTGACTACCGTTTGTTCAAAGGCGGAGTGACCGCCGATAGTGTCAATAGCTGGTACCTGCGCTCCACCGTAGTAGCGCCCACCCCGCTGCCGCAGCCAGAACCAGGGAACCCGGACCCGGGTACGCCTGTTGATCCTGGCACCCCGGTGGATCCAGGTACGCCTGTTGATCCTGGAACCCCGGTGGTCGTGGTCCCCCTCCCCACTCCGGCGCCGGCCCCAGGTTTGCCTGATTTGCCGCCACCCACGCCGGGCGTGAGCATCCCGCTTTACCGTCCAGAAGTCGCCGTGTATGCAGCAGCGCCACGGGCGGCAGCGCTGCTGGCGCGTTCGGCCCTGGGCACCTTTCATCAACGTCAGGGTGACCAGACGCTGTTGAGCGAGAGCGGCGCGGTTTCAGCCAGCTGGGGCCAAGCGTATGGCAACCGTTTTCACCAGAGCTGGTCGGGTACCGTCGCCCCCAGCCTGGATGGCAGCCTGTATGGCTTCAAGGTTGGCCAGGACCTGTACGCCTGGCAAAACGACAATGGCTATCGCCAGCATGTCGGCCTGTATGTCGGCCACAGCCGCTTGAACGGCGATGTCAAAGGCTTTGCCCTGGGCATCGAGGACAGTGCCGTGGGTGACCTGAAGCTCGACAGTGACAGCGTCGGCGCCTACTGGACCCTGATCGGTCCGCAGCGCTGGTACCTCGATGCCGTGGTGCAGTATTCGGACCTGGACGGCCGGGCCAAATCCGATCGGGGCGACAAGCTCGATCTGGATGGGAATGCCTGGACAGCGTCGCTGGAAGCGGGCTACCCGATTGCCCTGACGCCTGAATGGAGCCTGGAGCCCCAGGCCCAGATCATCGCCCAGAAGGTCTCGCTGGACAGCGCCAACGACCAGGTCGCCCATGTCAGCTACGACGCCCAGACTGAACTGACCGGTCGCCTGGGTGTACGCCTGGAGGGCAGCTTCAAGTCTGCCGGCATGCCGTTGCAGCCTTACCTGCAAGCCAACATCTGGCACGGCGATGGCGGCCGCGACACGCTGACCTTCGATGACATCGACCAGATCAAGACCGACTACCGCTACACGTCGCTGGAGGTCGGCACCGGCCTGGTTGCGCAAATCAACCAGAGCGTCAGCGTGCACTTCGGCATCGACTACAGCACCAACATCGACGCCCACCAACAGGAACGGGTCGGCGCCAACCTCGGCGTGCGCCTGAGCTACTAA
- a CDS encoding DUF1652 domain-containing protein, translating to MLSTLELRNIIESSFLPTRCQCTLAADRSLTVRVFDRSCERVDLLVTGISAEQLTSSRAISNLIVGLRNDLDNLRNQRAQRRRDSL from the coding sequence ATGCTCTCGACCCTGGAGTTGCGCAACATCATAGAAAGCAGTTTTCTACCCACCCGCTGCCAGTGCACCCTGGCCGCCGATCGTTCGCTGACCGTACGGGTGTTCGACCGCAGCTGTGAGCGGGTCGACCTGCTGGTCACCGGCATCAGTGCCGAGCAACTGACCAGCAGCCGGGCGATTTCCAACTTGATCGTCGGCCTGCGCAACGACCTTGACAACCTGCGTAATCAACGCGCGCAGCGGCGGCGCGACAGCCTTTAA
- a CDS encoding peptidylprolyl isomerase, whose protein sequence is MKAQARHILVKTAEEAEQLKQRIAKGEAFDVLAKKYSTCPSGKRGGDLGEVRPGQMVGAIDQVIFKKPLRTVHGPIKSKFGYHLVQVFYRD, encoded by the coding sequence ATGAAAGCACAGGCCCGGCATATTCTGGTCAAGACCGCTGAAGAGGCCGAACAGCTCAAGCAACGCATCGCCAAGGGCGAGGCGTTCGATGTGCTGGCCAAGAAGTATTCGACTTGCCCGTCCGGCAAGCGCGGTGGCGACCTGGGCGAAGTGCGCCCGGGGCAGATGGTCGGCGCCATCGACCAGGTGATTTTCAAGAAACCGCTGCGCACTGTGCACGGCCCGATCAAGAGCAAGTTCGGCTATCACCTGGTACAGGTGTTCTACCGCGATTAA
- a CDS encoding acetoacetate--CoA ligase: protein MNEVLWRPSEARIQASRMDAFRRQVNQQFGLALSDYPDLHRWSIDQRAAFWQTLAEYFQVRWQQPATQVLDEGPQMPDARWFPGATLNFAEHLLRRRDAHPALIVVREDGERRVISHAELATQVAGLQRSFKAAGIGAGDRVAACMPNTWQTLVAMLACTSLGAIWSCSSPEFGTHGIIDRFGQIEPKLLMVCAGYQYAGNAIDQVDKINQVLAQLPTLQQLLVVPYTRAHTGTDEFNCQAHVSLWDDFYQPGGEPQFTALAFNHPLYILYSSGTTGVPKCIVHSAGGVLLQHLKEHGLHNDLGDDDVLFYYTTCGWMMWNWLASGLAVGATLVLYDGSPFHPGPERLLELIDRERITAFGTSAKYLAALEQAGLQPRLSHRLDSLKLLLSTGSPLSPQSYDYVYREFKRDLCLASMSGGTDIVSCFVIGNPLLPVRRGQIQCKSLGMAVEVWDDDGHALIGEKGELVCTRNFPAIPLGFWNDPQGERFHAAYFSQFPGVWAQGDYAEELADGGMLIHGRSDAVLNPGGVRIGTAEIYRQVEKIPEVIESVAIGQRWHNDVRVVLFVRLREGLQLDAALQARIRQVIRSNTTPRHVPAIIAAVTDIPRTISGKIVELAIRNVVHGEPVKNTDALANPEALEQFRDRQELRDQA, encoded by the coding sequence ATGAACGAAGTGCTCTGGCGCCCAAGCGAGGCGCGTATTCAGGCAAGTCGCATGGATGCCTTTCGCCGGCAGGTCAATCAGCAGTTTGGCCTTGCGTTAAGCGACTACCCCGATTTGCATCGCTGGAGCATCGACCAGCGTGCAGCGTTCTGGCAAACCCTTGCCGAGTATTTCCAGGTTCGCTGGCAGCAGCCGGCCACCCAGGTGCTCGACGAAGGCCCGCAAATGCCCGATGCGCGCTGGTTCCCGGGCGCCACCCTGAACTTTGCCGAGCACTTGCTGCGCCGCCGTGATGCTCATCCGGCATTGATCGTGGTACGCGAAGACGGCGAGCGGCGGGTCATCAGCCATGCCGAGTTGGCCACACAGGTAGCCGGCCTGCAACGCAGCTTCAAAGCCGCCGGCATCGGCGCTGGCGACCGGGTTGCCGCCTGCATGCCCAACACCTGGCAAACCCTGGTGGCCATGCTCGCCTGCACCAGCCTCGGGGCCATCTGGTCGTGCTCGTCGCCCGAGTTCGGCACCCACGGCATCATCGACCGCTTCGGCCAGATCGAGCCAAAGCTGCTGATGGTTTGTGCCGGCTACCAGTACGCCGGCAACGCGATCGATCAGGTCGACAAGATCAACCAGGTACTGGCGCAACTGCCAACGCTGCAACAATTGCTGGTGGTGCCCTACACCCGCGCGCACACCGGCACCGACGAATTCAACTGCCAGGCCCACGTCAGCCTGTGGGACGACTTCTACCAACCCGGCGGCGAACCACAGTTCACCGCGCTGGCGTTCAATCACCCGTTGTACATCCTCTATTCCAGCGGAACCACCGGTGTGCCCAAGTGCATCGTCCACAGCGCCGGAGGCGTGTTGCTGCAGCACCTCAAGGAGCACGGCCTGCACAACGATCTGGGCGACGATGACGTGCTGTTCTACTACACCACCTGCGGCTGGATGATGTGGAACTGGCTGGCCAGCGGCCTTGCCGTGGGCGCGACCCTGGTGCTGTACGACGGCTCGCCGTTTCATCCGGGCCCTGAACGCCTGCTCGAGCTGATCGACCGCGAGCGCATCACGGCATTCGGCACCAGCGCCAAGTACCTGGCAGCCCTTGAGCAGGCCGGCCTGCAGCCACGCCTGAGTCATCGCCTGGATTCACTCAAGCTGCTGCTGTCGACCGGATCGCCGTTGTCGCCGCAAAGCTACGACTACGTCTACCGCGAATTCAAGCGCGACCTGTGCCTGGCGTCGATGTCAGGCGGTACCGATATCGTCTCCTGCTTCGTCATAGGCAACCCGCTGTTGCCGGTACGTCGCGGGCAGATCCAGTGCAAGAGCCTGGGTATGGCGGTCGAGGTCTGGGATGACGACGGTCATGCGCTGATCGGCGAGAAAGGCGAGCTGGTCTGCACCCGCAACTTTCCAGCGATCCCTTTGGGCTTCTGGAATGACCCGCAAGGCGAGCGCTTTCATGCTGCTTACTTCAGCCAGTTCCCCGGGGTCTGGGCCCAGGGTGACTACGCCGAAGAGCTGGCCGATGGCGGCATGCTGATCCATGGCCGCTCGGACGCAGTGCTCAACCCCGGCGGGGTGCGCATCGGCACCGCGGAAATCTATCGCCAGGTCGAGAAAATCCCCGAGGTCATCGAAAGCGTCGCCATCGGCCAGCGTTGGCACAACGATGTGCGGGTGGTGCTGTTCGTGCGCCTGCGTGAGGGCCTGCAGCTGGATGCCGCCTTGCAGGCGCGTATTCGCCAGGTGATCCGCAGCAACACCACGCCACGGCATGTGCCGGCGATCATCGCTGCTGTCACCGACATCCCGCGCACTATCAGCGGCAAGATCGTTGAGCTGGCGATCCGCAACGTAGTGCACGGGGAGCCGGTGAAGAACACCGACGCCCTGGCCAACCCCGAGGCCCTCGAGCAATTTCGCGACCGCCAAGAGTTGCGCGATCAGGCATAA
- the eco gene encoding serine protease inhibitor ecotin produces MRPLSLTALFTLTLAVGTSVQAASLKDVAPYPEAEKGFTRQVIHLPKQADESAYKLEVLAGKQLEVDCNRQHLGGSLEEQTLQGWGYSYYRLEKVSGPASTLMACPDGKKKQAFVPVVGDGFMLRYNSKLPVVVYVPEGVEVRYRVWSASNKVKKATVE; encoded by the coding sequence ATGCGCCCACTCTCCCTCACTGCGTTGTTCACCCTGACCCTGGCAGTCGGTACTTCGGTACAGGCCGCCAGCCTCAAGGATGTGGCGCCCTACCCCGAGGCCGAAAAAGGCTTTACCCGCCAGGTGATCCACCTGCCAAAACAGGCTGACGAGTCGGCCTACAAGCTCGAAGTGCTGGCTGGCAAACAGCTGGAAGTCGACTGCAACCGCCAGCACCTGGGCGGCAGCCTGGAAGAACAAACCCTGCAAGGCTGGGGCTACAGCTATTACCGCCTGGAAAAAGTCTCGGGCCCGGCCTCGACCCTGATGGCCTGCCCGGACGGCAAGAAAAAACAGGCCTTCGTGCCGGTGGTCGGCGACGGCTTCATGCTGCGCTACAACAGCAAGCTACCGGTGGTGGTGTATGTGCCGGAAGGCGTTGAAGTGCGCTACCGCGTCTGGTCGGCATCGAACAAAGTGAAAAAAGCTACAGTGGAATAA